The DNA region CTCGTCTCACTGGCGGCCTccatcggcggccacggaAACTTTGACGAGATGTACGCCAACATCCTCAAGGACACCATGACACGCCTGGAGAGCCACCCGTGCTCGCTGCGGCTTGTGGCGCCTCGCGTCTCAACGAACAATCGAGAGCTGCCAGCCATCCCAGACAGCCTGCCCGGCGCCCCCCGAGACGTCCGCGAGCACACGCTGCGTCCGGAAGACCcgctgctcaaggccatcctGGACCTGCTCGAGACATTCTTCGTCAACCCGGTCGAGACGAACCTGTCGGTGTCGGAAACGATGGTAGACCTTGCCATTTGCGGATATATGAGCATCGAGGGATGGCTGGCGCGCAGTCCCAGCGGGTACATGTATGCAGGGCCCGGTGAGCaggacgacgcctcggcgagcgaggcggaGTCCGTCGCAACAGACGGGGAGGCGGAGAGGCTCAGGGCGCTGAAAAGGTGCAGGGCGCGACCGGAGTGGTCACCAGATGCCCTGCCGCGAATCCTGTCCAtcgtgcggcggctgtgTGACCAAGTTTCGTCGTATCGCGCGACGGTTCCCCGCTTCGACGAGCTGCTACAGCAGCGTCGCGAGGCATTCCAGACCGCCGACTCGATGCTGGACAACCCGCCGCGGAAGGCGTctccgcagccgccgcttcAGGGAACGCCCGAGCGCCCGAGCATGGACGAGGTCCTTCGCACGGGGTCCCCTTCGCGACCGTCGGCCCTGGAAGGCTTCGCGCAGCGGCTCCTATCCGAGCTGGGCACTCCGAGCCGCTCGGCCAGCCCCAAAGGCCGCAAGGAGCAAAGCCGCAGCTcgggcacgtcgacgcccggcggcgggccgcagCCCGAGCTTATGACGCCAAACGCCATCCGGGTGCCGCCCAAGGAGTTCCCCATGAACTACGCCGACccgagccgcggcggagcgcgcAGCctgtcgcccgccagcgccgccggtgaccCGCTTGACGACAGTCGCCGCAGGGACAGCAGCGCCACGAGCCAGGCGTCGGCATTTGCCGCCATCGACCAGAGCACCCTCGCTAAGCGCGTCGGCCTTCCGGACGATAGGCTCAAGCCGATTCCCCTGCACCTGAATAGGCCCGCCCGGAGCGTGCCCGAGGAGCAGCccgccaaggcggccgacggggatgaggatgagcacaaggaggagcaggagcagcacgAAGCAGGCGCCGAGGACACGTCCGAGactggtgccgccgccggagcggctgcccaggaagaggaggaggaaggggaggaagaagTACATGTGTCGGTCTCGCACGTTATCACAAACGTCATCGTATTCCAGTCGTttctcctcgagctggccgccctcATGCAGGTGCGCGCCGGCCTGTTTGACGAAGTCCGCTATGTGTGATTAATGGACGTTCGCACAAAGAGTCGGGGTGTTTTGTCTTAATTTGGTGCTATGCAGCATAGAGAGAGATACCAGATAGCATCA from Purpureocillium takamizusanense chromosome 3, complete sequence includes:
- a CDS encoding uncharacterized protein (COG:S~antiSMASH:Cluster_3.1~EggNog:ENOG503NVSA), with product MATGLGALYSQLSRKLVIDHPPHDLPPILALSDYEHPTSSYEIVSSCSPEFQSHLETFLSHLLFWQDVLNHCKSVEVKSTLLEHFQVIFLQQLLYPSLLESSDIDGGSSVAVLTYLRRILESLNHPDMINLILHYLLALPDTLPSKEQPRSSISLARKRKSMDLATMMAEKSEDAATPLLFNLVDLILACLRSRNQQTIHVTLQLVSAILKRHHRYAIITLLKTEVLPANSVDRTVGAHEQEVEYLVSLAASIGGHGNFDEMYANILKDTMTRLESHPCSLRLVAPRVSTNNRELPAIPDSLPGAPRDVREHTLRPEDPLLKAILDLLETFFVNPVETNLSVSETMVDLAICGYMSIEGWLARSPSGYMYAGPGEQDDASASEAESVATDGEAERLRALKRCRARPEWSPDALPRILSIVRRLCDQVSSYRATVPRFDELLQQRREAFQTADSMLDNPPRKASPQPPLQGTPERPSMDEVLRTGSPSRPSALEGFAQRLLSELGTPSRSASPKGRKEQSRSSGTSTPGGGPQPELMTPNAIRVPPKEFPMNYADPSRGGARSLSPASAAGDPLDDSRRRDSSATSQASAFAAIDQSTLAKRVGLPDDRLKPIPLHLNRPARSVPEEQPAKAADGDEDEHKEEQEQHEAGAEDTSETGAAAGAAAQEEEEEGEEEVHVSVSHVITNVIVFQSFLLELAALMQVRAGLFDEVRYV